Proteins encoded together in one Styela clava chromosome 12, kaStyClav1.hap1.2, whole genome shotgun sequence window:
- the LOC120330138 gene encoding uncharacterized protein LOC120330138, whose amino-acid sequence MATVHPKYRRSGVIKELIRRTIELAKRKNIEKLVGFLTYEQPRDNPLGLYVIKRIELCEYIDSVTGKKIFSGLKPPHHVQILYGYDVEKVNDTSIHHKSHI is encoded by the exons ATGGCAACAGTTCATCCAAAATATCGTCGATCGGGAGTGATAAAAGAATTGATTAGAAG aACCATCGAACTTGCCAAGCGGAAAAATATTGAGAAACTAGTGGGTTTTCTAACTTACGAACAACCACGCGATAATCCTCTTGGACTGTATGTTATAAAGCGGATTGAGTTGTGTGAATACATAGATTCCGTGACTGGAAAGAAGATCTTTTCTGGATTGAAACCGCCGCATCATGTTCAAATATTGTACGGATATGATGTAGAAAAAGTTAATGACACTTCTATACATCACAAAAGTCACATTTAG